A part of Anabas testudineus chromosome 9, fAnaTes1.2, whole genome shotgun sequence genomic DNA contains:
- the hspb11 gene encoding intraflagellar transport protein 25 homolog: MFDSSLSSLGAKVVVATSSDENHPPENIIDGNTNTFWMSTGMFPQEFVIRFAEPTSISAVTVDSYNVKRLKIEKNSSQNASQFESVTEKELENTEGHLQSNTISGIGSSATHLRFIITTGYDHFVSVHRVSVQN, from the exons ATGTTTGACTCCTCTCTAAGTTCTTTGGGCGCAAAAGTTGTCGTTGCCACATCCAGCGACGAGAATCACCCACCAGAAAACATCATTGACGG AAACACTAACACGTTTTGGATGTCCACCGGGATGTTTCCGCAGGAGTTCGTCATTCGTTTTGCTGAACCCACCAGTATTTCTGCAGTGACAGTGGACAGCTACAATG tgAAGCGTCTAAAGATAGAAAAGAACTCTTCACAAAATGCTTCTCAATTTGAGTCTGTCACAGAGAAAG AATTGGAAAATACAGAGGGACATCTTCAGTCAAATACGATTTCA ggAATTGGAAGCAGTGCAACCCATCTTCGTTTTATCATCACCACAGGATATGATCACTTTGTTTCAGTGCACAGAGTCAGTGTACAAAATTGA
- the smn1 gene encoding survival motor neuron protein 1 isoform X1, which yields MANGCKDVLFTRGTGQSDDSDIWDDTALIKAYDKAVASFKTALKGEDEPQASKKNQPGTKRKNNKKNQSRKRTNAPPHKEWQVGDSCSAYWSEDGQLYPATISSIDEKRGTCIVVYTGYGNEEEQNLEDLLSEISEGDDETNSKVNEAESSTEESDRSVTPNQHKQQPHSKGQKSQPHREAPPMWAPGFPGFPPGPPPMHDFKQQGGSRRAGGHRPAPPSWPPMMPFGPPMIPPPPPMSPDMVDDEALGSVLISWYMSGYHTGYYLGLKQGRKEAANWTKLHHK from the exons ATGGCGAATGGATGCAAAGACGTGCTGTTTACACGCGGAACTGGACAG AGTGACGATTCGGATATATGGGATGACACAGCCCTGATAAAGGCTTATGACAAGGCAGTTGCATCATTCAAG ACTGCCCTTAAGGGTGAAGATGAACCACAAGCCTCCAAGAAAAACCAACCAGGAACAAAACGcaagaacaacaagaagaacCAGAGCAGAAAAAGAACTAATGCACCACCACATAAAGAG TGGCAGGTCGGGGACTCGTGCAGTGCTTACTGGTCAGAAGATGGCCAACTCTACCCAGCCACTATCTCCTCCATAGACGAGAAGAGGGGCACTTGTATTGTTGTTTATACAGGATACGGCAACGAGGAGGAGCAGAACCTTGAAGACCTGCTTTCAGAGATTTCTGAGGGGGATGATGAAACAAATTCCAAG GTAAATGAGGCAGAATCATCAACGGAAGAGAGCGACAGGTCAGTCACACCaaaccaacacaaacagcagccacaCAGTAAAGGCCAGAAATCCCAGCCCCACAGAGAAGCTCCTCCCATGTGGGCTCCTGGCTTCCCCGGGTTTCCTCCAGGTCCACCTCCCATGCACGACTTCAAACAG CAGGGGGGGAGCAGACGAGCTGGTGGTCACAGACCTGCACCTCCTTCCTGGCCTCCCATGATGCCTTTTGGTCCACCA ATGatccccccacctccaccaatGAGCCCTGACATGGTGGATGACGAGGCCTTGGGCAGTGTGCTCATCTCTTGGTACATGAGCGGATATCACACAGGCTACTACTTG gGGTTGAAACAAGGACGCAAAGAAGCTGCCAACTGGACAAAACTGCAccacaaatga
- the smn1 gene encoding survival motor neuron protein 1 isoform X2 produces MANGCKDVLFTRGTGQSDDSDIWDDTALIKAYDKAVASFKTALKGEDEPQASKKNQPGTKRKNNKKNQSRKRTNAPPHKEWQVGDSCSAYWSEDGQLYPATISSIDEKRGTCIVVYTGYGNEEEQNLEDLLSEISEGDDETNSKVNEAESSTEESDRSVTPNQHKQQPHSKGQKSQPHREAPPMWAPGFPGFPPGPPPMHDFKQGGSRRAGGHRPAPPSWPPMMPFGPPMIPPPPPMSPDMVDDEALGSVLISWYMSGYHTGYYLGLKQGRKEAANWTKLHHK; encoded by the exons ATGGCGAATGGATGCAAAGACGTGCTGTTTACACGCGGAACTGGACAG AGTGACGATTCGGATATATGGGATGACACAGCCCTGATAAAGGCTTATGACAAGGCAGTTGCATCATTCAAG ACTGCCCTTAAGGGTGAAGATGAACCACAAGCCTCCAAGAAAAACCAACCAGGAACAAAACGcaagaacaacaagaagaacCAGAGCAGAAAAAGAACTAATGCACCACCACATAAAGAG TGGCAGGTCGGGGACTCGTGCAGTGCTTACTGGTCAGAAGATGGCCAACTCTACCCAGCCACTATCTCCTCCATAGACGAGAAGAGGGGCACTTGTATTGTTGTTTATACAGGATACGGCAACGAGGAGGAGCAGAACCTTGAAGACCTGCTTTCAGAGATTTCTGAGGGGGATGATGAAACAAATTCCAAG GTAAATGAGGCAGAATCATCAACGGAAGAGAGCGACAGGTCAGTCACACCaaaccaacacaaacagcagccacaCAGTAAAGGCCAGAAATCCCAGCCCCACAGAGAAGCTCCTCCCATGTGGGCTCCTGGCTTCCCCGGGTTTCCTCCAGGTCCACCTCCCATGCACGACTTCAAACAG GGGGGGAGCAGACGAGCTGGTGGTCACAGACCTGCACCTCCTTCCTGGCCTCCCATGATGCCTTTTGGTCCACCA ATGatccccccacctccaccaatGAGCCCTGACATGGTGGATGACGAGGCCTTGGGCAGTGTGCTCATCTCTTGGTACATGAGCGGATATCACACAGGCTACTACTTG gGGTTGAAACAAGGACGCAAAGAAGCTGCCAACTGGACAAAACTGCAccacaaatga